From the genome of Roseivivax sp. THAF197b:
GTCGCGCTTGGCGCCCAGCCAATCGATCACCTTGCGCACCTCTGCCATGACTTCCGGGCCGATCCCGTCACCGGGCAGAATGAGAAGCGAAGGCGTGGTCATGGCATGCATCCTTTGTATGTCTGTCGTTCAGGTTCGCCTAAGCAAACCCGCGGATGCCGTCAAGAAACGGTGGGCCCGATCAGCCGGGAGGCGATGGCGCGTAACCTTCATGGGACGCGCCCCTCTGCGGCCGGGCGATGTCGATCCAGACCGCCCCATGGGGACCGGTTGCTGCACCTGGGGTGCGCGTACCTGCCTCTGTCAGTTCGAGATCACGGGACGGCAGCACGTAGCTCAACCTCAATGCCCCCAGCGTTTCGGGCCACAGCGCGGATGCCGCGCCGGGATGCGGATCTGTCAGGCGTGGATGATCCAGAAGCGACCGGATCGCCGCGCGCCGCCCCTCTCCGCGCGCCGGGTCGAGATTGGCATCGCCGAAGATCACGAACGGGCCGGTGGGCGGCGGGATCGCGAGGCGTCCATCCAGAAGATACCCCCAGAACGCGATCTCGTCGTGGTTGCGCAGACCATTGCGATCCTCGGGCCCGTCGAAGATCGGTGGTGTTGCGTGAAACGCCATGAGCGTGATCCCCCCGTCGCCCTGCCCGGCCTCCAGCAGCCAGTGCCCCGCACTGGAGAGGCGTTGCACACCGCGTCCCGGATCGTCTTCGGGCATCCGGGATTCCGGCACGGCCTCCCACAACATATCGCTCGCATCCGCGATCAGGCGCAGTGGCCAACGCGAAAGCACGGCCATGCCGCCTTCGCCCGCATACCAGCCATAGCCCTGCGCATCGCGCGGCTCCGCCAGGGCGCCATTGCCGTCCATGTCGCGCCCGGTTCTCATGCCGGTATTCGGCAGGCGCGCGAAGAGTTCCGGATAGGGCACCGCAAGGCGGTCATTCAGCGCGGACAAGGCCGCGAGCCCCTGATCGTAATCGATATCGGTGAGCAGAAGGATATCCGCATCCAGCGCATCGATCTCCGCGATGGCGGCGGCGAGGTCCGCATCCTCGGCGCGCATGAGATCGCGCAGCAGAAGTCCGGGGCCCTTGCGGGTCAGCGGCACATGCCACGTGGCTATGCGCAGGGTTTCGGCCATGAGCGATGGCGCGGAGGCGAAAAGACCGATGACAGTCGCCGCGACAAGCGCGGTCAGGCGGGCTGCAAGACGTCCGATTGGGCGTAGGCGCGGCGGCGCTTTTCCTCGATCAGGTCGCAAACCCGCCACAGGGCGATGCCGCGCATGACCAGGGATGTCGGCAGGAAGGCCCATGCGGTCATCGTCCAGATCAGGGTCTGGGGGTCGTCCAGTGGCAGGCTGATCCCCATCGAGAAGGCCACTGACATCAGCGCCGGGATCAAGAATGGCAGCAAGAACCCTAATGCCACGTTAATGTTGGCATCCCGCTTCAAGCGGTAGATCACATCGCCCCCCGCCGTCGGATCGAAAAGCGGCAGGTTGATCCAGACATTGAAGGCGCCCTTGCGGATCGGCCAGCGCATGATGCGGATCAGCGGCACGAAGATAGTCAGCGCGATCATCGCCAGCGTCAGGCTGAGCCCGGCCATTGCGCGGGCGGTGACCATGTCCGCGCCGCCCATCGACTCGGCCCCGGTAAGCGCCACGAGCCGCACCGGAGAGAACGGCACATCGAGCGCGAGGCCCAGAGTATGGCCGAGCGTTGCGATCACGCCGCTCTGCGCGCCGGGCGTGACCGCCTCCCGCATGAGAAGCGACAGCGCGAGCAGCATCGAGAATAGCACGATGAACCGAACACGGTTGAAAGGCGGGGCGGAGCGGAATTCGATGAAGCTGGGGCTGGAGCTGGCATATTCGCTGAAGGTCAGCATGCCCGCGATGATCGCGGCGAACATCAGCACCGACGAGCCGTCCTGCGATCCCTGCGGCAGCAGAAGCGCCGGCATGACCACTGTAAAGGCCATCATCAGAGCACGAAGCCCCGCGCTGAAGACGCGTTTGATCACGAACCTGCCCTCGTTGCCAAGCGGGCGCGATACATGGCCGCGTCCTCGTCCCGGCACTTTGTCGCCGATACCGGCGTTTGCCTCTAATTTGCCCAATTCTTGCCGCCTTTCGGACAAGTGCTCAAGATCGGGAACCGGAATGACACCGAAATGCGGCCCATTTCGGGTAAGTCTGGTGCGAAATTGCATCGAACGTCGGACGATAGCTTGGCCGCATTGGGTGCGGCCCCAAGATGTTGTGGGCCAAAGAAAAACGGCCGCTAGCGCGAAGCTGCGGCCGTTCATAATCGTTAACGCCCGGCGCGGGCCGGGGCGCGATCAGACCCAGGGACGCTCTTGCGCCATCTTCTCCTCGAAGGTGTCGATCGCCGCGACCTTCTCGAAGGTCAGGCCGATATCGTCCAACCCTTCGAGCAGGCAGTGCTTTTTGAACTGATCGATTTCGAAGGACATGGTGTCGCCGTCGGAGGTGGTGATCGTCTGCGCTTCCAGATCGACGATCATGCGGGCGTTGGCCCCCTTCTCCGCGTCCTGCATCAGCACATCGACCTGCTCTTGCGGGAGCGTGATGGGCAGAATGCCGTTCTTGAAGCAGTTGTTGTAGAAGATGTCGGCAAAGCTCGGCGCCACGACGCAGCGGATGCCGAAATCCTTGATCGCCCAGGGCGCGTGCTCGCGCGAGGAGCCACAGCCGAAATTGTCGCCCGCGATGAGCACCTCGGCGTCGCGATATTGCGGCTTGTTGAGCACGAAGTCGGGGATCTCGTTGCCGTCCTGGTCGTAGCGCATCTCGTCGAAGAGGTTCACGCCGAGGCCGGTGCGCTTGATGGTCTTCAGGAACTGCTTGGGGATGATCATGTCGGTGTCGACATTCACGAGCGGCAGCGGCGCCGCGATCCCGGTGATCTTTTCGAATTTGTCCATATCGATTCTCCTGCGGAGCAGCTCTTCGAGCCCTGGCGGCCTGTCTTCGCGAGGACGCCCGCCAGGGCGGAAGAGCAAGCCGGGTTACATCAAGTCGCGCACATCGGTCAGACGACCGGTCACCGCCGCCGCCGCGGCCATCCCGGGCGACATCAGGTGCGTCCGGCCACCGCGACCCTGACGTCCCTCGAAGTTGCGGTTCGAGGTCGACGCGCACCGCTCGCCCGGCGCCAGCTGGTCGGGGTTCATGCCGAGGCACATCGAACAACCCGCAAGACGCCATTCAAAGCCCGCATCGATAAGCTTCTGCGCGATGCCCTCTTCCTCGGCCTGCGCGCGCACGAGGCCGGATCCCGGCACGATCATCGCCCGCAGACCTTCCTTGACCTTCCGGCCCTCCATGATCTTCGCCACTTCGCGCAGATCCTCGATGCGACCATTGGTGCAGGAGCCGATGAAGACGGTATCGATCTCCACATCCTTGAGCTTGGTGCCGGGCGTCAGGCCCATATAGTCGAGAGACCGCTTCGCCGCCTCCACCTTGCCGCCGGTGAAGGCGTCGGGCGCGGGCACTTCGGCGTCGATGGGCAGCGTATCCTCGGGCGACGTGCCCCAGGTTACGGTCGGCGCGATCTCCTCGGCCTTGAGGGTCAGCACCTTGTCCCAATGCGCGTCATCGTCCGAGTACAGCGTCTTCCACCAGTTCAGCGCAGCCTCCCACTGGGCACCTTTCGGCGCGTGGGGACGGCCCTTCACGTACTCAAAGGTCGTCTCGTCCGGCGCGATCAGACCCGCGCGCGCACCGCCCTCGATCGCCATGTTGCAGATCGTCATGCGGCCTTCCATCGACAGATTGCGGATCGCCTCGCCGCAATATTCGATGACGTAGCCCGTGCCGCCCGCTGTGCCGGTCTTGCCGATGATCGACAGCACGATGTCCTTGGCGGTCACGCCCGGCGCGAGCTTGCCAGTCACCTCGACCTTCATGTTCTTCGACTTGGTCTGGATCAGCGTCTGCGTGGCGAGCACATGCTCGACCTCGGACGTGCCGATGCCGTGCGCCAGCGCGCCGAACGCGCCATGGGTCGCGGTGTGACTGTCACCACAGACGATGGTCATCCCTGGCTGGGTCCAGCCCTGTTCGGGCCCGATGATGTGCACGATGCCCTGCCGCACGTCGGAGACGGGGTAGTAATGCACTCCGAATTCTTTGGCGTTCTTGTCGAGGGCCTCGACCTGAATGCGGCTTTCTTCATTTTCGATCTTGGCGTCACGGCCCTGGGTCGTGGGCACGTTGTGATCGGGAACGGCGATGGTCTTCTCGGGTGCACGCACCGTGCGGCCCGCCATGCGCAGCCCTTCGAAGGCCTGCGGGCTGGTCACTTCGTGGACGAGGTGACGGTCGATATAAAGATGCGTGGTGCCGTCTTCGGCAGCATGGACGACATGGGCGTCCCAGATTTTGTCGTAGAGCGTTTTTCCGGCCATGGGGGATCCCCAGATATGTGAATGATGTGAGACGGATCATCGAAGCGCCCGCGCCGAGCCTCGGAAACGCGAGGCGCGACCGCGGCGCGCGGACTTATAGGCCTGCGAGCACCGTGTGGCGGATGGCACCGAAGAAGCGCTCGTTCAGGCGCACCCGGTCGTCGAGGTCGATCACGCGTGTCATGGCGTGGCCATAGCCTGTCGCAGAGAGTCTCGCAAGGCCGCTGGCATGCTGCGGCGCCGCGCGCTGCGGCCTTGCCGAGGCGTCTACACGCAATCGCGGAGCAATCCCGGCATCATCCCGGCCCTGTGCAATCTGGTCGCAGTCAGAGTGCCAGCCATTGGAAACCAGACGCGCTGCCTCTATGCCGAAGGCAATTCATTCATTTGGTATGCGCGTGTTCAGTCCTCTCAATCTCGTTAATGGTATTTTGATCCTCGTCATCCTCGTCTCGCTCGCGGCTGTAGTCTCGAGCGGGCGCGTCTCCGGGCCGGAGCATCTCGATATCGGGTTCGCCGTGACGGAGGTGTGACGCGTTCTTGCTTGCCGTCTGCCTTGATCAGTGCATCCTCGTTGAAATGAACGGATCAAATGCACGCCCCGTGACGGCTTCCCATGTCCTCTGACGACGCCTTTTCCGAGATCCTCGCGATCTTCGCCACGCTTCTGGGCGAGCTGCAGCTTTTCGCGCAAGGCCTGTTGAGGCCCTGGAACGCCTACCAGATTGCCATCGCGATCGGGCTGTTCTGTCTGGCCTTCCTGCTCGACCGGGCGATTGCGCCCCGCGTTTACGAATGGATGCGGAGCCGCGAGGGCTGGCCGAAATGGCGCATGCGGCTCTTCGTGGTCCTACAGCGGCGCATCCGGATGATGCTGTTCGTCGTGCTGATCTGGACCACCGTCTGGATCATGCGCGAGGTCACCTGGCCGTCGCGGTCCTACATCCTCGGCATCGTGGCCGAGCTTGCCACCGCCTGGCTGTTCATCGCCATCGCGACCCGGCTCATCGGCAACCCGGTGATGCGCAGCGTGGTCCGCTACGGCGCCTGGATCTGGGTCACCTTGTCCATCCTGGGACTGACGGACGCGACCCGCACCGCGCTTGATTCGGTGGGTGTCAGTTTCGGGGAGAGCCGTTTGACGCTGTGGCTGGCGCTGCAGGCGCTGGTGCTTCTGGTGCTGATGTTCGTGGCGGCGCGGTTCCTGTCCATCACCTCTGCCGCGCGGATCCGGGCGAACGAAGACATCTCGCCGTCCATGCAGGTGCTGGCGATCAAGTTTCTGCAGGTGCTGCTTTATGGTGCGGCCTTCTTCATCTCGCTGCGGCTGGTGGGCGTGGACCTCACTGGCCTCGCGGTCCTGTCGGGTGCGATCGGCGTGGGCCTCGGTTTCGGTCTGCAGAAGGTCGTCTCGAATCTCGTCTCGGGTGTGATCCTGCTGCTCGACCGCTCGATCAAGCCCGGTGACGTCATCTCGCTCGGCGAGACCTTCGGCTGGATCAATTCGCTGGGCGCGCGCTACGTCTCGATCACCACGCGGGACGGCAAGGAATACCTGATCCCGAACGAGGACCTGATCACCGGACAGGTGGTGAACTGGTCGCATTCCAACGATTTCGTGCGGCTCGATATCTTCTTCGGCACGGCCTACGGCGACGACCCGCATCTGGTGCGAAAGATCGCCGTGGAGGCCGCCTCGAAGACGTCCCGCGTCCTGTCCGAAAAACCCGCCGTCTGTCATATCGTGGGCTTCGGCGACAGTTCGGTCGATTACATCCTGCGCTTCTGGATCAAGGATCCGACGGGCGGTCTCACGAATATTCGGGGCAACGTGTATCTGGCGCTTTGGGATGCGTTCCAGGAGCACGGCATCTCGATCCCGTTCCCGCAGCGGGAGGTGAAGGTGCTGGAGGGCTCGGTGCTGGGGCGGTCCGAGGGGTAGGACGGGCAGGCGTTTGGGTTGTCCGGGGTGTGGTGGGTTTTCACCCACCCTACGAGGCCGGATTTCCAGAGTTACGCCCATCGCCGTAGGGTGGGTGAAAACCCACCATCGCCTCATCAATCCGGATCAACCTTCCCCCTCAGCGCCTTCTTCTCACCCGCGATCTTCTTCGCCTTCAACCGCCGCTTCTTCGCGCCAAGGGTGGGCCGCGTCGGGATGCGTTTCTTCGGCTTCTCGAAGGCCTTCGCCACAAGCTCGGCCAGCCGGTCACGGGCGATTTCGCGGTTACGGGCCTGGCTGCGCGTCTCGTCGACCTGCAGGACGAGCGCGCCCTCCTTCGTCCAGCGCCGCCCCGCGAGCCGCCTCAGCCGCGCTTTCACCGGGCCGGGCAGGTTCGGCGAGCGTTCTGCCTCGAAGCGCAGCTCTACGGCTGAGGAGACCTTGTTAACGTTCTGTCCGCCCGGCCCGGAGGCGCGGATGAACTGCTCCGTCATCTCCCAATCCTCGATCGAGACCTTGTCGTTGATCTTCAGCATGCGCCTTCCTTCCAACCCACAATATAAAAGGGCCGCCCCTGAGGGCGACCCTTCGAGAATGTGGAGGCGATACCGGTTAGGTATTCACCAATCCGGACGGTCATCCGCCTGTAGGGGCTGCCCTAGAGAAGGGCCCTCCGAACTGTTCCGACACCTCTCTCCAATGCTTCTCTCGACACTGGATCACCTCCTTTCTCTATGTTGCTCAATGAGGTTAGCCTGACAGACTTTTCCTCGGACGCAAAACAAAATCTTGTGGTCAGGCGACCGCGCGCGTCGATAGAGCCCAAGAAACGATCAGACGGAACGGAATGAGCGCGACCAGAGCGAGGCTCAGCTTGACCATCCAGTCTGCCACGGCGAGCGACACCCAAAGCGGCACGACCGGGCCTGCGCCCAGAAGCGGCAGCATCTCTCCGGCCCAGCTCACATCATTGGCCGGTTCGATGAAGCTCAGCGCGCCCGAAAAGGCGATGGTGAAGAAGAGCGCCGTGTCGACCGAGGAGCCCACCAGCGTCGAGGCGAGCGGCGCGCGCCACCAGCGGCCTTCACGCAAGCGGTCGAAGATCGCCACGTCCAGAAGCTGCGCGGTCAGGAAAGCGAGGCCGGACCCGATGGCAATGCGCCAAGTCACGAGCGGGCCGAATTCGCCCATGATCTGCGTGCCGATGAAGGAACAGGCGACGCCCACCAGAAAGCCCACGAACACGACGCGGCGCGCGGCCGACTTGCCGTAGAGGCGGTTCATCAGGTCGGTGACCAGGAAGGCGATGGGATAGGTGAACGCGC
Proteins encoded in this window:
- the leuD gene encoding 3-isopropylmalate dehydratase small subunit — protein: MDKFEKITGIAAPLPLVNVDTDMIIPKQFLKTIKRTGLGVNLFDEMRYDQDGNEIPDFVLNKPQYRDAEVLIAGDNFGCGSSREHAPWAIKDFGIRCVVAPSFADIFYNNCFKNGILPITLPQEQVDVLMQDAEKGANARMIVDLEAQTITTSDGDTMSFEIDQFKKHCLLEGLDDIGLTFEKVAAIDTFEEKMAQERPWV
- the arfB gene encoding alternative ribosome rescue aminoacyl-tRNA hydrolase ArfB, with the translated sequence MLKINDKVSIEDWEMTEQFIRASGPGGQNVNKVSSAVELRFEAERSPNLPGPVKARLRRLAGRRWTKEGALVLQVDETRSQARNREIARDRLAELVAKAFEKPKKRIPTRPTLGAKKRRLKAKKIAGEKKALRGKVDPD
- a CDS encoding mechanosensitive ion channel family protein, yielding MSSDDAFSEILAIFATLLGELQLFAQGLLRPWNAYQIAIAIGLFCLAFLLDRAIAPRVYEWMRSREGWPKWRMRLFVVLQRRIRMMLFVVLIWTTVWIMREVTWPSRSYILGIVAELATAWLFIAIATRLIGNPVMRSVVRYGAWIWVTLSILGLTDATRTALDSVGVSFGESRLTLWLALQALVLLVLMFVAARFLSITSAARIRANEDISPSMQVLAIKFLQVLLYGAAFFISLRLVGVDLTGLAVLSGAIGVGLGFGLQKVVSNLVSGVILLLDRSIKPGDVISLGETFGWINSLGARYVSITTRDGKEYLIPNEDLITGQVVNWSHSNDFVRLDIFFGTAYGDDPHLVRKIAVEAASKTSRVLSEKPAVCHIVGFGDSSVDYILRFWIKDPTGGLTNIRGNVYLALWDAFQEHGISIPFPQREVKVLEGSVLGRSEG
- a CDS encoding endonuclease/exonuclease/phosphatase family protein, with the protein product MAETLRIATWHVPLTRKGPGLLLRDLMRAEDADLAAAIAEIDALDADILLLTDIDYDQGLAALSALNDRLAVPYPELFARLPNTGMRTGRDMDGNGALAEPRDAQGYGWYAGEGGMAVLSRWPLRLIADASDMLWEAVPESRMPEDDPGRGVQRLSSAGHWLLEAGQGDGGITLMAFHATPPIFDGPEDRNGLRNHDEIAFWGYLLDGRLAIPPPTGPFVIFGDANLDPARGEGRRAAIRSLLDHPRLTDPHPGAASALWPETLGALRLSYVLPSRDLELTEAGTRTPGAATGPHGAVWIDIARPQRGASHEGYAPSPPG
- the leuC gene encoding 3-isopropylmalate dehydratase large subunit — protein: MAGKTLYDKIWDAHVVHAAEDGTTHLYIDRHLVHEVTSPQAFEGLRMAGRTVRAPEKTIAVPDHNVPTTQGRDAKIENEESRIQVEALDKNAKEFGVHYYPVSDVRQGIVHIIGPEQGWTQPGMTIVCGDSHTATHGAFGALAHGIGTSEVEHVLATQTLIQTKSKNMKVEVTGKLAPGVTAKDIVLSIIGKTGTAGGTGYVIEYCGEAIRNLSMEGRMTICNMAIEGGARAGLIAPDETTFEYVKGRPHAPKGAQWEAALNWWKTLYSDDDAHWDKVLTLKAEEIAPTVTWGTSPEDTLPIDAEVPAPDAFTGGKVEAAKRSLDYMGLTPGTKLKDVEIDTVFIGSCTNGRIEDLREVAKIMEGRKVKEGLRAMIVPGSGLVRAQAEEEGIAQKLIDAGFEWRLAGCSMCLGMNPDQLAPGERCASTSNRNFEGRQGRGGRTHLMSPGMAAAAAVTGRLTDVRDLM
- a CDS encoding queuosine precursor transporter, whose amino-acid sequence is MTRAYLPGILAMAAVVLASNILVQFLFGQWLTWGAFTYPIAFLVTDLMNRLYGKSAARRVVFVGFLVGVACSFIGTQIMGEFGPLVTWRIAIGSGLAFLTAQLLDVAIFDRLREGRWWRAPLASTLVGSSVDTALFFTIAFSGALSFIEPANDVSWAGEMLPLLGAGPVVPLWVSLAVADWMVKLSLALVALIPFRLIVSWALSTRAVA